The Toxorhynchites rutilus septentrionalis strain SRP chromosome 3, ASM2978413v1, whole genome shotgun sequence genome includes a region encoding these proteins:
- the LOC129777982 gene encoding uncharacterized protein LOC129777982 isoform X2: MTYEKMDTFYDLDRIYATIERMLVLIRQLSGVSRLGESGRSLSLELQLLNTIDEKSYQVQELQTAGEYLFGQFKIIYTVNKELYTQLNKRGSKIFELDQQLREQGKPKCLYYMADVIKYEPALLAMQKVLDRTMREIRILKNQRNNHKLELCVSHIRKASFDKAFDELFSFENSIEYLLKIIEQVLEGSIWRLVNILQFLKGYYLFQKSNSENTFVVGCELLVQHLKSIVLFRRVETLMIYSLINDVLNGTHHLEDFSRDRLQILVIDLSANKTLAVNQIQNDPDESSSFAKLFDNISEDLLRELIRLSYRGCPPNLKNILKFIHCLPSVDHDILCYRELYSEMLQMDLSRSHSIFALAHHIRMTMQHRNYAQAIHASELDELKSILPQNVCSIIWKHVFISRHESRVLMKFSGAGKEVGFTRYTADKNRFEFEPVDEGNSFRIRNVATNAYLVEIGGRPTVVGSNCDASDYSGHWKLLPHENCTFFRIANSCSGRYLYSKFSVGYEYDFYSCPEILCLTDDETVLSEGNSYWKIEDFSLVHRRDSECVML, from the coding sequence ATGACTTACGAAAAGATGGACACATTTTACGATCTGGACCGGATATATGCAACCATTGAGCGAATGCTTGTGCTGATTCGGCAGCTGTCCGGAGTTTCACGGCTTGGCGAAAGTGGACGATCTCTATCGCTGGAACTGCAGCTGCTTAATACGATCGATGAAAAAAGCTACCAGGTCCAGGAACTGCAGACTGCTGGCGAATATTTGTTTGGCCAGTTCAAAATAATTTATACGGTAAACAAGGAATTGTACACGCAGCTAAATAAACGAGGAAGTAAAATTTTCGAGTTGGATCAGCAATTACGAGAACAAGGGAAGCCCAAATGTTTGTACTACATGGCGGATGTGATTAAGTACGAACCCGCCTTGCTGGCTATGCAGAAAGTGTTGGACAGGACTATGCGAGAaataagaattttaaaaaatcagagaaACAATCACAAGCTAGAGCTATGCGTCAGTCACATACGGAAAGCGAGTTTCGACAAAGCATTTGATGAGTTATTTTCGTTTGAAAATAGCATTGAATATTTACTGAAAATAATAGAGCAAGTGCTTGAAGGATCAATATGGAGATTGGTTAATATATTACAATTTTTGAAGGGatattatttatttcaaaaatcaaattcggaAAACACATTTGTTGTTGGGTGTGAGCTTTTAGTACAGCATCTCAAATCTATAGTTCTGTTTCGTCGCGTCGAAACATTAATGATATACAGTTTAATCAACGATGTACTGAACGGAACCCACCATTTAGAAGATTTTTCTCGAGATCGTTTACAAATCCTCGTCATAGATTTATCAGCCAACAAAACACTGGCTGTCAACCAAATACAGAACGATCCTGACGAATCAAGTTCTTTTGCGAAACTGTTCGATAACATTTCCGAGGATCTTCTCCGTGAATTGATAAGGCTGTCATATCGAGGATGTCCTCCCAATCTGAAAAACATTCTTAAATTCATTCATTGTCTTCCGAGTGTTGACCACGATATACTTTGCTATCGTGAATTATACTCCGAGATGCTACAGATGGATCTTTCTAGATCTCACTCAATTTTCGCCTTAGCCCATCACATTAGAATGACAATGCAACATAGAAATTACGCGCAAGCAATTCACGCTTCGGAATTAGATGAACTGAAATCTATCCTACCTCAAAATGtgtgcagtattatatggaaaCACGTTTTCATTTCACGACACGAATCCCGAGTGCTGATGAAGTTCAGCGGTGCTGGCAAGGAGGTTGGATTCACGCGTTACACAGCGGATAAAAATCGCTTCGAGTTCGAACCAGTCGACGAAGGAAATTCGTTTCGAATTCGTAACGTTGCGACCAATGCTTACCTGGTGGAAATAGGAGGACGTCCGACGGTCGTGGGATCCAATTGTGACGCTTCCGATTATAGCGGTCATTGGAAGTTATTACCCCACGAAAACTGTACCTTTTTCAGAATAGCGAACTCTTGTTCAGGAAGATACTTGTATTCCAAATTTTCCGTGGGTTACGAGTATGATTTCTATAGCTGCCCAGAAATACTCTGCCTAACGGACGATGAAACAGTACTTAGTGAGGGTAATTCCTATTGGAAGATTGAAGATTTTTCGCTCGTCCACAGACGCGACTCAGAGTGTGTGATGTTGTAA
- the LOC129777982 gene encoding uncharacterized protein LOC129777982 isoform X1, whose product MSVFLMIHLLKMTYEKMDTFYDLDRIYATIERMLVLIRQLSGVSRLGESGRSLSLELQLLNTIDEKSYQVQELQTAGEYLFGQFKIIYTVNKELYTQLNKRGSKIFELDQQLREQGKPKCLYYMADVIKYEPALLAMQKVLDRTMREIRILKNQRNNHKLELCVSHIRKASFDKAFDELFSFENSIEYLLKIIEQVLEGSIWRLVNILQFLKGYYLFQKSNSENTFVVGCELLVQHLKSIVLFRRVETLMIYSLINDVLNGTHHLEDFSRDRLQILVIDLSANKTLAVNQIQNDPDESSSFAKLFDNISEDLLRELIRLSYRGCPPNLKNILKFIHCLPSVDHDILCYRELYSEMLQMDLSRSHSIFALAHHIRMTMQHRNYAQAIHASELDELKSILPQNVCSIIWKHVFISRHESRVLMKFSGAGKEVGFTRYTADKNRFEFEPVDEGNSFRIRNVATNAYLVEIGGRPTVVGSNCDASDYSGHWKLLPHENCTFFRIANSCSGRYLYSKFSVGYEYDFYSCPEILCLTDDETVLSEGNSYWKIEDFSLVHRRDSECVML is encoded by the coding sequence ATCCACCTCTTGAAAATGACTTACGAAAAGATGGACACATTTTACGATCTGGACCGGATATATGCAACCATTGAGCGAATGCTTGTGCTGATTCGGCAGCTGTCCGGAGTTTCACGGCTTGGCGAAAGTGGACGATCTCTATCGCTGGAACTGCAGCTGCTTAATACGATCGATGAAAAAAGCTACCAGGTCCAGGAACTGCAGACTGCTGGCGAATATTTGTTTGGCCAGTTCAAAATAATTTATACGGTAAACAAGGAATTGTACACGCAGCTAAATAAACGAGGAAGTAAAATTTTCGAGTTGGATCAGCAATTACGAGAACAAGGGAAGCCCAAATGTTTGTACTACATGGCGGATGTGATTAAGTACGAACCCGCCTTGCTGGCTATGCAGAAAGTGTTGGACAGGACTATGCGAGAaataagaattttaaaaaatcagagaaACAATCACAAGCTAGAGCTATGCGTCAGTCACATACGGAAAGCGAGTTTCGACAAAGCATTTGATGAGTTATTTTCGTTTGAAAATAGCATTGAATATTTACTGAAAATAATAGAGCAAGTGCTTGAAGGATCAATATGGAGATTGGTTAATATATTACAATTTTTGAAGGGatattatttatttcaaaaatcaaattcggaAAACACATTTGTTGTTGGGTGTGAGCTTTTAGTACAGCATCTCAAATCTATAGTTCTGTTTCGTCGCGTCGAAACATTAATGATATACAGTTTAATCAACGATGTACTGAACGGAACCCACCATTTAGAAGATTTTTCTCGAGATCGTTTACAAATCCTCGTCATAGATTTATCAGCCAACAAAACACTGGCTGTCAACCAAATACAGAACGATCCTGACGAATCAAGTTCTTTTGCGAAACTGTTCGATAACATTTCCGAGGATCTTCTCCGTGAATTGATAAGGCTGTCATATCGAGGATGTCCTCCCAATCTGAAAAACATTCTTAAATTCATTCATTGTCTTCCGAGTGTTGACCACGATATACTTTGCTATCGTGAATTATACTCCGAGATGCTACAGATGGATCTTTCTAGATCTCACTCAATTTTCGCCTTAGCCCATCACATTAGAATGACAATGCAACATAGAAATTACGCGCAAGCAATTCACGCTTCGGAATTAGATGAACTGAAATCTATCCTACCTCAAAATGtgtgcagtattatatggaaaCACGTTTTCATTTCACGACACGAATCCCGAGTGCTGATGAAGTTCAGCGGTGCTGGCAAGGAGGTTGGATTCACGCGTTACACAGCGGATAAAAATCGCTTCGAGTTCGAACCAGTCGACGAAGGAAATTCGTTTCGAATTCGTAACGTTGCGACCAATGCTTACCTGGTGGAAATAGGAGGACGTCCGACGGTCGTGGGATCCAATTGTGACGCTTCCGATTATAGCGGTCATTGGAAGTTATTACCCCACGAAAACTGTACCTTTTTCAGAATAGCGAACTCTTGTTCAGGAAGATACTTGTATTCCAAATTTTCCGTGGGTTACGAGTATGATTTCTATAGCTGCCCAGAAATACTCTGCCTAACGGACGATGAAACAGTACTTAGTGAGGGTAATTCCTATTGGAAGATTGAAGATTTTTCGCTCGTCCACAGACGCGACTCAGAGTGTGTGATGTTGTAA